TATAGAATGAAATAACATAGTTTCACAGCTTCTTGACTAAACATATCCAGTGGTCTGGTCATTAGGGCTAGGAGGAGCACGGCTCCACCTGGTGTCACCAGAAAAGACTGTAGGCAAACTACATTACAAATTCTTTCAGATTTCCTACAGTATTTAACTGTCCGTGAATAGAGCTGCCTCCTTCTTAAATAgcatataccgtattggcctgacTATCAGATGACTCTGATTGTAGGACGACCCctgtttttcaaatatcatttcatgaaaatagaaatatgaagaagaagaagctcttGACAATCAGACACCAACAACTAGACTGAGTGGCTGCTCAACTCTTTTTTAGATTTTACTACGTTGATGATTATTCCAGGTATTctttaaaatgtaatgaaagtCGGTgtacactttttcttttttcaaagcagttccatttattttcatctgcaCTGAGAGACGGGAGAGAACAACATCTCGAATGATGAGACTTTATAGGCAAGCAATAAATTGAAAGATCGATATTAGGAAAGAGTGAAGTTGGAGATGCACAGCATTGTGAAACAAATGCAGTTATCCAGTAAAACagtttaatttacttttttttggctccttGATGGTTGCCTTGATCCACTTCATGTAACTGCAAACGTCCATAACACCAGCTGCTTCAGTGCAGGCGAACGAAGGATCACCGGTGAAAGAATGGACTCCATAAATCTTTCCTCGGGACACCATACCTCCACCAGAGTCTCCCTGAAAAAGAATTGCAGGTTACTTAACTATGCTGGGAGAGTGTGGAGCGACTTCAGGCTTCGAGGGAACGGGAACTCACTGGACATGTATCCTTTCCAGGGCTTTGAACGCAGAACCAGTGCTGATACAGTTTAGCTCGTGCTTTGAAGTTCAGAGGGTTCCGGGCATACATGTTCATAATGTTCTGGAGCCTTGTGCAGTTCACAATGTCAAGGTCGGCACATTGAAGAGTGCTGGACTCATCAGATACTACACAATATTGGAAAGACATGTTGCTTTTCCTCCAAATAATCtgatatgtaaaaaaaaacatttttttttcctgaaatcaaATGTAATTAATTGAATTTTGTCTCACGCTTCTCATTGTTTGGGCCCATCCGATCAGCACCATATCCTGCCATCCGAACAGAGGCACCTCTGAAAGAGTATGAGTTTGAACAGAAAAGGTTCTTAGAAGAAACCGGACTTCTCAGACTTCTTTAGAATGAAACTGCGACTCACATGGTGGGCCGATTTCGACAGTTTGGAAGAGCCACACCTTGAATCTTGGACCGTTtcggcagcttcagcagcatgaTGTCATGTCCATTCTGATTTTGATCCTGAAAGATCTCATGTTCAGTAATGACTTGAGGCTGCTCTACTGGAACCGGATGAACTCCTACAGTTGCAGACATGGTCCTGAAAATAAACAGGGTTTTATTTAATCTGCATCAGTTTTATTAGGAGGGTGAAGATGCTCTGTGGAGGTCAGTGGTTCttgaaagaaataaatgatgaaCTAATAACAAAGCAGCTGAGATCAACGTCCAGCttgcagacaggagcaggaatGGTTTGAATAGGAGgggaaatatttatttcaggCTTTTAATGCATCACAGGTGCTGTGGATATGGAGTCAATCTAATGTTACAAACAATCAATGGCACTGACACTAAAGACTGGGACTTCCTCACCATCCGGGTTCCCAGCAGTGAGCTGCAGTGAGAATCCACTGGGGACTGATCAGAGAGCCTCCGCAGCGGGATGCATGTGTGCCGTTTGTCGCCACCAGTTTCACATGGTAGCGACGCTCGGTTCGTCGACAGGTCGAACCTCCAACAAGTCTCCTCTGACGATGCAGCTCCGAGCTCGTGGCGAGACCTGCAGCATCAGATTTTACATcacattgtttgttttcatgggAGAAAACAATAACTGAACTAAAATAGAGTATTGACTCACCAAGCCACAGCATGAGAAGAAGAATTTTGAGAAGAGCCATCGTTCCAATTTGTTTCTTGATAACAGCACGCTCTGCTTTTATAGCATGTCCTCACAGCCTGATTGGCCCCCGAGACACTAACATATCTCCTTTTAAGGAATTACTGACCTAATGGTGTTGTAATCACTTCTTATTTCACAACTACAGTGTCAGAACACTGACTGCAGGGGTTTCATGAACAGGTTAGAGCAGAACATCAACTATGAATTACATACTGCTCAAGacaagatatattttttttactacaGAATGATGCATAAAACTAGTCCTTCTACTAAGTACAAATAGCAAAAGCGCCATCGTTACTGTTGCAGTGTGTCTGAGAGGCGATGACATGTTTGTGTAATAATAACAGTGATAGATAGAAAGTATCATTAAAGTATCAGTAATACTGAAGGGATGTCATGTGAAAGTATTATTAATAGTGAAGAAATATCATCATAGTGTCAGTAATTCTTATAGTGGTAAACAGTACTATAAAGAAGTCGTCGTGGCAGCCTGCACATCAGGGACACTAAATAATGAGCTCAAGATGTTTTCTGTTAATTCACAGTCATAAGTGTAACAGGTGTGGAGGTTCCAGGttactgcacagaaacatgtcaccatatttcactttttcatgGAAAAATCTTAGTGTTGAGTTCAATTCAATGCCTTTTTATCACAAACCTTGAGAACTTGTTCTACATTTAGCACATTTTTACCATCACCCTGTCTTTGTTGTCATGTTCTGACCTTGCAGTATGGTCTGTATGAAATGATGTGCAATGCATGTGATTGTCATATATCTTTAGTACAGTGTTCAACCTGCAAccagacatttttaaagctgtagcgtcaaagttaatctagaaagaaagagacaaagCTCCGGCACCGGGATCTGTTTCCGGTAGATGTAATAACATTACATCCActccccgtccaatcagaacgcttcagcCCGCAGCATGAAAGTGGATTTAATcctgtttttcccatgtaaacaccaagctaATTCATTCGGAATTAActaattccaaattaaaaacgcCATGTAACTGTGGCCAGTGACACACATTGTGCTCTATGCTGCAGTGCAGTTCGCTGTTTCCCCTTTGAATGACAGGACTCGAAACTAGAAGTGTTGGAGGTGTGATGCCGTGTCGGAGTCCCAGGTCTCAGAACTGCTGTCCGACTGTCGTACTTCCTTTGTAGTTTCTGTACTTCAGTCATGAGGTGCTTCTAGACTTTTACATGCTGGCTCTTGTAGAAGATATCTGTTTTTCTCCCTGGTTAGCTTCATCATTAAAGTCTTCGTTCTCAGCAGGTCCTCCATAGTGCATCTCAGTCTGACCCgggactctctctctccagcgATCGAGCAGCACAGTGTTCAACCTCAATGCTCTGAGGGATCCACCGTCCATCGTCTCCTTGCTCCAGCTCATCATGTTCAATCAACGGCTCGTCATCAGGCTTCCGCAACGCCGTTCAACTCGCCATCGCCTGAAGATGATTCTTATTTTCAGACAAGATGGAGCACAACCAACTGTTGGGATTTCAGCTTTGTTAATTTGACTATCAGTAAATCCAAGAATTAAAGATCTGATTTTCATCAGATAACCTCGGGGCGTCATCTACATAAGtaggaaatgaaaaacaattcaTTGTGATCAGTCTCATAAACTAGATGAAACtattaatttggaatttggattaataattTTACATTATTCCCAATTACTAAATTCtaacagtaaaacctgaaggattctggagTTCTGAAACAGAAGAGGCCGACATTTTAATTTATAACCGTCCTTGCTGTGGTTCCAGTGATGGCTCCGGTTCTGCTGTGCCGTGTCCTTCGtgggctggaggagtggatcccGGGCCGGTCTTGCAGTCAGATGTTGGAGGCTGACTCTCTGGTGACGCTTGGCTCGGTTCTGCTCCAGGGTGCCATGTGCTGATAGCCAGCGTTGAAGGGGCCAGGCTGAAGGAAGCTGGTCGCTTCACCTGTGAAGTCTCAAAGAACAGAGTCTGTGAAAGTGAAGGCTGTGTTCTGAATCCCAAAACAATGTTGGCATGATCATCTGGAACATGTTATTCACATCAGAGAACACACTTTTGAATCTTTACTTTGCTTTATAGACAGCACATTGCAAGTCGTGATAGTTGTTGAGTCATTCTTGCAGCAGAAGTATCACAGAATGACAGCTGTTTTGAGAGATAAACTTCCTTgaaatgcttttaaaaatgattacaAGATGTTCACTCAACTAGAGACAGAAGAAGGAAGATGACTTGTGGGGCTGATAAAGCTCATTATAGATTCAGGGTCTGATATCTTCTGactggaacaaaaaaagaaaaactacagcAAATAAATGCTTATAAACAGTGGTGGCCAAGTTACTTCCTAAATATAATACAATTCATGTTATTTAGTTACTGTTATTTGTAAGTAATTAGTGACATTACTGTCTCTGAATTGTAATACGTTACACTACAGTTGCATTATTTCTGAGTTACTTCCACCAAAAGGACCTCAGAAATATTCATAGACATTCTACATTGCTGAAATGTCGTCTTTTGCAGCTGATTGTACATTCAGCGGATGGTGATGTGGCCTTATGTAGATCCTAAAACTATTCACAACTTCATACAACGGCCTGAGTGAAGAGTCATGGTGCAATGTAATAGGAAACATGGCTGTCAGAACCACAAAAGCAGACCAAGGATCAGTTTAGTTATGATAAAGATGCTGCAAGTATTCGAAGTCTAGGCCTCTTTATAAAAgtgcaaaagtaaaaaaaaataaaggcctgaaaataaaagtgttttgacCTATTAGACCAATGGGATACACAGATCAGTCTTTTCACTTtcaacttcacaaaaaaaaaattagtgtataaataaaagttacaaaatcatgattacagtttttcacgattGTTAACACACGTTTCTCAATACATTAACGGCTTTCTcaatactgcacacacaaaactgaaaaccgCACGCACAGCATGCTAAGCCTGACACTCCCTTTGCAAGAACACTCTTGCCATCAAATCTCTACATTGTGTTCACAAAATGgagctcatgttttcatttgctacacACAGCCGTATTTTACATACCATTCATTGAGCACACACAACTAAGCCATTGCTGCACACTACCAAGCATTTACTGCACACTGTAGTGTAAAATTGAAAACACTATTGTAAAATGGAACACACCATATGAATGACAGCGACTCTGGAAAATAAGATATTTCTCCTTTCGTAAAAATGACTCAACGTAGCctacttttttcattaaaaaaaatgaaaacttaaaacagctcaaatatgcagccaaaaatgttttatttttggacaCAGTTGAGGAATCATCATGATCAAGCATCATCATGCCTTTGGTTTCTGTCAGGCCAGAGGGCCTCGTCCACATCACAGACCATGTTCACCCTATGGAGACGCCTCTGGAAGAACCGCCTGGAGCACAGATCAGTCATTTCACTCtaaacttcacaaaaaaaattagTGTATTAATAAAAGTTACAAAATTATGATTAAAAAGGAAGCCCAGTCAGGAAACCTGCTACTGCCAATTGTCCTATACAACAGAGGGAGCATGCAGCCAAAGAAGAGTGGTGaaataaacagaactaaaaGGGAGTTATGGCCTGGGCCTTTCCTCAGTCATGGTTCTAAAGTGAGGTGGGGGAGCTGCTTAAACCACGACTCTCTTGTCTGAAATACTTATTGAAGTGTGTCAGGAGAAGACGCTGAATCCGTCCATCAACAAGACGGTTGAGCTTTGGGGTGAGCACAAGAGCCAAGACTGGAAGTCTTTCCACTGGCGCACTGGATGGTGTTGGGGAGTTATAGCATAGTTTTTTAATCcgcctgtcctgtccagcatcaaAGTAGCAGAATGGAGGTCCTGGAAGAAGGTCTGAGTTGCTCCTAGAAGTagttacattttactacaaatacaattctctgcattgaataatgacttcagttagactttcaaaacaacaaaatcataaaGCCTTCTAGGAGCCTGACGAAGGTGAGGTTCCCCTCTGCTGCATTCATGGTCTGTCGGGTTTTGCACTTGTCCAAAAAGCTGCCATCAAGAAAAAAAGTACAGTCACTGCTAAACGAgaagtttaaagaaaacacatgtgaacttaAGACTGCACTCCCTGAGGGGGATGTTGTGTGCACCACAGCAGATTGCTGGTCAGCTGTGAATCAGTCATTTATAGGTGTCACTGTCCACTGGCTGAACAGAAATGATGTTTCTGAGAGACACTCTGCAGTATCGGCATTCAGGTGGGTTAAAGGAGCGTATACACGATGGCTTAGCAACAGTGTGGTCTGATATTAACAAAGAACTCAAAATCCTCAACAAGGTTGTGTGCACAGTAACAGACAAAGCTTCAAATTTTATCAAGGCATTCAGCTGTTTTGGGATGGAGGTTGCTATCGATGATGgtgaagagacagagagtgagacagTGTTTGAAGCtgatgatgaaaatgaagaagacaATGAACCAGGCTCCACCGTTGCTGCCGCCGCCAGCAGTGAGAGCTCAGATCACGAGGACCAGATGGAGCCTGAGCCTCTCTCAGATCTGGAtcatccctctctcccccctcacAGAATTTGTATGGCTCACATCTTGAATCTAGTTAGCCAAAGACCAGAAAAGGTAACTGATAAATGCTGCAAATCAATGTCGACGGCTGTTTTTGCAAAAGCATGTGCTCTTTGGAACAAGGTAAAACAGAGTCCTGGAAAAGGTTGGAATCAGCTTTGTTTCACCAAATAACACAAGATGGAACTCTGTATTTCTTGCCATGGAGCGGCTATCTCACATTCAACACTAACTATCAAGGCAGAAATGAATGAAGATAATCTTGCAGTCACTGAGCAGAAGGCCAACAGCTCTTCTACAGAAGAGGGAGAATGTACTGTCTGCTGCCAAGATTCAAGCTAGACTGGGTTGAAGATGATGTGAAACATCTCCAGTACAGATCGATGCTTAAAGGAGAAGGTCAAACCCATTCTGATGACTCAGATGCAAGACAGTCAGGTCAAAccatagattgtatataaatggatagacctttcatgacgtcacccatagagttcccaACCACCGTTCTtaagacttcagcgagtccagcaggacgtctacacattgaatatttgaaaccggatgttggttggtcccgcccgtcacgtgaccgcatcacgtggacagaggaggcgctgtgatagggcgatttatgcaaaactttaactcgtaatataaaatcaacagatgatttatgtgaaaatcagagtctgatGAAGCAGCACGGTTATAGAacctagtgatagagaccaaaatatgtaGTGAAACCGGGTGCTTTCTAAGTTtttttgcactctgaaaatcggcatttttgaatgggttccaatgggatctgaactctttttgaaaccagcatcatcaccccctgctggaatctctctggaattacagctttttttgcacttgtgcattatcttcatgttttatgaggggaggttggcgcctgggtCAAACCCCGTCCAGTGGTGAAACTGAGAAGAAAGATCCTGCAGCTTTGTTCTTCAAATTTAACAGGAACCCTCAGGTTTCTCAAAAAACGGAAGTGGACTCTTATCTGGACGCCGAAACCACAGATGGGTTTGAGGAATACAAGCAGTTTCCTAAACTCAAAAGGCTGTTTATGAAACGCAACACTGCACTGCCCTCAAGCGCTCCGGGAGAGAGACTACAGCAGcggtgtgaggcgcgcctcccctggtgggcgccagagggtttcaggggaggcgcggtgcgacagagaagaaaaaaaaaaacgtgtgggCTTCCGCtcaagacacaaagacacaaattcagataggCCTCTAGGCTTCTCGGAGGTTgatgaacatgctttattatgcttcaatgatgcgaaactaacttctttaacaaaataaaatgagatgtataaacttgtaacaaaataataggtctcttagactctttacaaatattaaataatgttctaaatatgaactcttctgttagaaaatccagcttcaacaacatatttcttaataactgtaataagagaagaatataagagtctcaccaaaatactaacttaacaaacaaaaaagatatatgcttttaatctttgttttcttcatcctgcttttcttctacattctatttttcatctcggtatgttggaaattttttttgcagttcatctgagacGGTGCTCTTAAGCTTCGGCATTTTCCGTGCTCCACTGTCAAATTTagtagagaaggaattcatcagttctccataAATAGTGTTGTAAACAGTCGGAATGCATTGATTTCATACCTTGTATTAACGGggttaataaatagaatttagaTTGTTCTGTGATCCCACTCTATAGCGATAGGGGGCGGTAATgcgcctgttgaaatggtgccatccgccgttaaacaacacagaagaagaagcgctccgctgtctgaacagcaccgtcttctccgctccgtctgtgtgtgagtgtgcgcacggtgcagatcggctcacaagaccGCCTCTCGGTAATCACGTCgcgcaacaaagt
The nucleotide sequence above comes from Salarias fasciatus chromosome 6, fSalaFa1.1, whole genome shotgun sequence. Encoded proteins:
- the LOC115390359 gene encoding cationic trypsin-3-like; this translates as MALLKILLLMLWLGLATSSELHRQRRLVGGSTCRRTERRYHVKLVATNGTHASRCGGSLISPQWILTAAHCWEPGWTMSATVGVHPVPVEQPQVITEHEIFQDQNQNGHDIMLLKLPKRSKIQGVALPNCRNRPTIGASVRMAGYGADRMGPNNEKLSDESSTLQCADLDIVNCTRLQNIMNMYARNPLNFKARAKLYQHWFCVQSPGKDTCPGDSGGGMVSRGKIYGVHSFTGDPSFACTEAAGVMDVCSYMKWIKATIKEPKKSKLNCFTG